From a single Paenibacillus sp. FSL R5-0345 genomic region:
- a CDS encoding CDC27 family protein — MTDYTNELNDLKFAYKQDSTNPLIANQLAIASMEVNDYLEAFKLFKRNAEINPSEQSLSNLAYFYFHEGEPEIESGGWINREEDAILLLERIMLLNPKSEVPSAMLGQFYFAKERWNEAKSALERSFSVKPTFLNQYNLAASLFQLGQLEEASEYYWKAHQVKNECYSYWALYYYAVCKIKTGSYPKEAIEELVRSMDDKNSEIDKEGLADIYFELDQYTNVVNAYVGTKLWVSPDWVLRYLYANVQCGFLDKAKDILNNALVKINEELISCITDEDEDFTPEDRERYKLELEADKRDYLRGYDNILHLNYRPSMNFTAYVESKCYLFGCKRHKNPDFLES; from the coding sequence GTTAATGATTATTTAGAAGCTTTTAAACTCTTCAAGAGGAATGCTGAAATAAACCCTTCTGAACAGTCATTATCTAATTTGGCTTACTTTTATTTTCATGAAGGAGAGCCGGAGATCGAGAGTGGTGGATGGATCAATCGTGAAGAAGATGCGATTCTATTATTAGAAAGAATAATGCTGCTGAATCCAAAGTCAGAAGTTCCCAGTGCAATGCTTGGTCAATTTTATTTTGCAAAAGAGAGATGGAATGAAGCGAAATCAGCGTTAGAACGATCTTTTAGTGTTAAACCAACCTTTCTAAATCAATATAATCTCGCAGCATCTTTATTTCAATTGGGACAACTGGAAGAAGCTTCAGAGTACTATTGGAAGGCTCATCAGGTTAAAAATGAATGCTACAGCTACTGGGCATTGTATTATTATGCTGTATGTAAAATTAAGACAGGTTCTTACCCAAAAGAGGCTATTGAAGAGCTTGTGAGGTCTATGGATGATAAGAATTCAGAGATAGATAAGGAAGGGTTAGCAGACATTTATTTTGAGCTGGATCAGTATACTAACGTGGTCAATGCTTATGTGGGAACTAAATTATGGGTCAGTCCGGACTGGGTGCTTCGCTATTTGTATGCCAACGTTCAATGTGGATTTTTGGATAAGGCTAAGGACATTCTGAACAATGCCTTGGTTAAGATTAATGAAGAATTAATTAGTTGCATAACGGATGAAGATGAAGATTTTACTCCAGAAGATCGCGAAAGATATAAGTTGGAACTGGAGGCTGATAAACGGGATTATCTTAGAGGCTATGATAATATCCTACATTTAAATTATCGTCCTAGTATGAATTTTACGGCATATGTTGAATCAAAATGTTATTTATTTGGTTGTAAAAGACATAAAAATCCTGACTTCTTAGAATCCTGA